A genomic stretch from Setaria italica strain Yugu1 chromosome VII, Setaria_italica_v2.0, whole genome shotgun sequence includes:
- the LOC101779149 gene encoding uncharacterized protein LOC101779149 isoform X1, which produces MAATACFCSSPLAWARPRDAPAPAPRVGWCRAYAPTVVVAASDAAFHPDVSRAAESLQAEFRAVDRALALNSSRVAAAFRRARVAPHHFGGSTGYGHDDGGGREALDAVFAEIVGAEAAIVRPQFFSGTHAIACALFALLRPGHELLAVAGPPYDTLEEVIGIRGSANVGSLKDFGVAYREAPLAADGGLDWEALACAIRPETGCAFIQRSCGYSWRKSLSVADIQRAISLIKMQNPNCMVMVDNCYGEFVETSEPAMVGADLIAGSLIKNPGGTIAPCGGYVAGKKHLVEAAAARLSAPGLGVEFGSTPGHVMRSLFQGLFLAPQMVGEAIKGGLLIAEVMSAKGYRVQPLPRVPRHDIVQAVELGNRDRLIAFCEVVQQTCPVGSFVKPTAGETPGYASEVIFADGTFIDGSTSELSCDGPLRDPYAVFCQGGTHWTQWALVLTEVLKVI; this is translated from the exons atggcggccacCGCCTGTTTCTGCTCGAGCCCCCTCGCGTGGGCGCGGCCTCGCgacgctcccgctcccgccccgCGCGTCGGCTGGTGTCGCGCGTACGCCCCCACGGTCGTGGTCGCGGCGTCTGACGCGGCGTTCCACCCGGACGTGTCCCGCGCGGCGGAGTCGCTGCAGGCGGAGTTCCGCGCCGTCGACCGCGCCCTCGCCCTCAACTCTTCCCGCGTCGCGGCCGCCTTTCGCCGCGCTCGCGTCGCGCCGCAC CATTTCGGCGGGTCGACGGGGTACGgccacgacgacggcggcggccgggaggcgctggacgcCGTCTTCGCCGAAATCGTTGGCGCCGAGGCCGCCATTGTGCGCCCCCAG TTCTTCTCCGGCACGCACGCCATTGCCTGTGCACTGTTTGCGCTTCTGAGGCCTGGGCATGAG CTCCTGGCGGTTGCTGGGCCTCCGTACGACACCTTAGAGGAGGTGATTGGGATAAGGGGGTCGGCCAACGTAGGATCACTCAAGGACTTTGGAGTGGCGTACCGAGAAGCTCCG CTCGCAGCAGATGGTGGCCTTGATTGGGAAGCCCTTGCTTGTGCCATCAGACCAGAAACTGGATGTGCCTTCATACAGAGATCTTGTGGGTACTCATGGCGCAAGAGCTTAAGCGTAGCAGATATTCAGAGAGCTATAAGTTTGATCAAG ATGCAAAATCCAAACTGCATGGTGATGGTTGACAATTGCTATGGTGAATTCGTTGAGACATCCGAACCTGCAATGGTG GGAGCAGACTTGATTGCTGGTAGTTTAATAAAGAATCCGGGTGGAACTATTGCGCCTTGTGGTGGTTATGTTGCTGGGAAGAAACATTTGGTTGAAGCAGCTGCAGCTCGCCTATCTGCACCTGGCCTTGGGGTGGAATTTGGGTCAACACCTGGCCATGTTATGCGTTCACTGTTTCAAGGCTTGTTTCTTGCTCCACAAATGGTTGGAGAAGCAATAAAA GGAGGTTTGCTAATTGCGGAAGTCATGTCAGCCAAAGGCTACAGAGTTCAACCGCTTCCAAGGGTTCCTCGCCATGATATTGTGCAG GCAGTGGAGCTTGGCAACAGGGACAGACTCATAGCATTCTGTGAAGTGGTACAGCAAACTTGCCCAGTAGGATCTTTTGTTAAACCAACTGCTGGGGAAACTCCTGGTTATGCTTCAGAG GTCATTTTTGCCGACGGGACATTCATAGATGGAAGCACAAGTGAACTATCATGTGATGGACCCTTGAGAGATCCATATGCTGTCTTCTGCCAG GGAGGAACACATTGGACACAGTGGGCACTTGTCCTCACTGAAGTTCTGAAGGTCATATAA
- the LOC101779149 gene encoding uncharacterized protein LOC101779149 isoform X2 translates to MAATACFCSSPLAWARPRDAPAPAPRVGWCRAYAPTVVVAASDAAFHPDVSRAAESLQAEFRAVDRALALNSSRVAAAFRRARVAPHHFGGSTGYGHDDGGGREALDAVFAEIVGAEAAIVRPQFFSGTHAIACALFALLRPGHELLAVAGPPYDTLEEVIGIRGSANVGSLKDFGVAYREAPLAADGGLDWEALACAIRPETGCAFIQRSCGYSWRKSLSVADIQRAISLIKMQNPNCMVMVDNCYGEFVETSEPAMVGADLIAGSLIKNPGGTIAPCGGYVAGKKHLVEAAAARLSAPGLGVEFGSTPGHVMRSLFQGLFLAPQMVGEAIKGGLLIAEVMSAKGYRVQPLPRVPRHDIVQAVELGNRDRLIAFCEVVQQTCPVGSFVKPTAGETPGYASEVIFADGTFIDGSTSELSCDGPLRDPYAVFCQKRTGAGRNTLDTVGTCPH, encoded by the exons atggcggccacCGCCTGTTTCTGCTCGAGCCCCCTCGCGTGGGCGCGGCCTCGCgacgctcccgctcccgccccgCGCGTCGGCTGGTGTCGCGCGTACGCCCCCACGGTCGTGGTCGCGGCGTCTGACGCGGCGTTCCACCCGGACGTGTCCCGCGCGGCGGAGTCGCTGCAGGCGGAGTTCCGCGCCGTCGACCGCGCCCTCGCCCTCAACTCTTCCCGCGTCGCGGCCGCCTTTCGCCGCGCTCGCGTCGCGCCGCAC CATTTCGGCGGGTCGACGGGGTACGgccacgacgacggcggcggccgggaggcgctggacgcCGTCTTCGCCGAAATCGTTGGCGCCGAGGCCGCCATTGTGCGCCCCCAG TTCTTCTCCGGCACGCACGCCATTGCCTGTGCACTGTTTGCGCTTCTGAGGCCTGGGCATGAG CTCCTGGCGGTTGCTGGGCCTCCGTACGACACCTTAGAGGAGGTGATTGGGATAAGGGGGTCGGCCAACGTAGGATCACTCAAGGACTTTGGAGTGGCGTACCGAGAAGCTCCG CTCGCAGCAGATGGTGGCCTTGATTGGGAAGCCCTTGCTTGTGCCATCAGACCAGAAACTGGATGTGCCTTCATACAGAGATCTTGTGGGTACTCATGGCGCAAGAGCTTAAGCGTAGCAGATATTCAGAGAGCTATAAGTTTGATCAAG ATGCAAAATCCAAACTGCATGGTGATGGTTGACAATTGCTATGGTGAATTCGTTGAGACATCCGAACCTGCAATGGTG GGAGCAGACTTGATTGCTGGTAGTTTAATAAAGAATCCGGGTGGAACTATTGCGCCTTGTGGTGGTTATGTTGCTGGGAAGAAACATTTGGTTGAAGCAGCTGCAGCTCGCCTATCTGCACCTGGCCTTGGGGTGGAATTTGGGTCAACACCTGGCCATGTTATGCGTTCACTGTTTCAAGGCTTGTTTCTTGCTCCACAAATGGTTGGAGAAGCAATAAAA GGAGGTTTGCTAATTGCGGAAGTCATGTCAGCCAAAGGCTACAGAGTTCAACCGCTTCCAAGGGTTCCTCGCCATGATATTGTGCAG GCAGTGGAGCTTGGCAACAGGGACAGACTCATAGCATTCTGTGAAGTGGTACAGCAAACTTGCCCAGTAGGATCTTTTGTTAAACCAACTGCTGGGGAAACTCCTGGTTATGCTTCAGAG GTCATTTTTGCCGACGGGACATTCATAGATGGAAGCACAAGTGAACTATCATGTGATGGACCCTTGAGAGATCCATATGCTGTCTTCTGCCAG AAACGTACTGGTGCAGGGAGGAACACATTGGACACAGTGGGCACTTGTCCTCACTGA
- the LOC101779149 gene encoding uncharacterized protein LOC101779149 isoform X3 encodes MAATACFCSSPLAWARPRDAPAPAPRVGWCRAYAPTVVVAASDAAFHPDVSRAAESLQAEFRAVDRALALNSSRVAAAFRRARVAPHHFGGSTGYGHDDGGGREALDAVFAEIVGAEAAIVRPQFFSGTHAIACALFALLRPGHELLAVAGPPYDTLEEVIGIRGSANVGSLKDFGVAYREAPLAADGGLDWEALACAIRPETGCAFIQRSCGYSWRKSLSVADIQRAISLIKMQNPNCMVMVDNCYGEFVETSEPAMVGADLIAGSLIKNPGGTIAPCGGYVAGKKHLVEAAAARLSAPGLGVEFGSTPGHVMRSLFQGLFLAPQMVGEAIKGGLLIAEVMSAKGYRVQPLPRVPRHDIVQAVELGNRDRLIAFCEVVQQTCPVGSFVKPTAGETPGYASEVIFADGTFIDGSTSELSCDGPLRDPYAVFCQ; translated from the exons atggcggccacCGCCTGTTTCTGCTCGAGCCCCCTCGCGTGGGCGCGGCCTCGCgacgctcccgctcccgccccgCGCGTCGGCTGGTGTCGCGCGTACGCCCCCACGGTCGTGGTCGCGGCGTCTGACGCGGCGTTCCACCCGGACGTGTCCCGCGCGGCGGAGTCGCTGCAGGCGGAGTTCCGCGCCGTCGACCGCGCCCTCGCCCTCAACTCTTCCCGCGTCGCGGCCGCCTTTCGCCGCGCTCGCGTCGCGCCGCAC CATTTCGGCGGGTCGACGGGGTACGgccacgacgacggcggcggccgggaggcgctggacgcCGTCTTCGCCGAAATCGTTGGCGCCGAGGCCGCCATTGTGCGCCCCCAG TTCTTCTCCGGCACGCACGCCATTGCCTGTGCACTGTTTGCGCTTCTGAGGCCTGGGCATGAG CTCCTGGCGGTTGCTGGGCCTCCGTACGACACCTTAGAGGAGGTGATTGGGATAAGGGGGTCGGCCAACGTAGGATCACTCAAGGACTTTGGAGTGGCGTACCGAGAAGCTCCG CTCGCAGCAGATGGTGGCCTTGATTGGGAAGCCCTTGCTTGTGCCATCAGACCAGAAACTGGATGTGCCTTCATACAGAGATCTTGTGGGTACTCATGGCGCAAGAGCTTAAGCGTAGCAGATATTCAGAGAGCTATAAGTTTGATCAAG ATGCAAAATCCAAACTGCATGGTGATGGTTGACAATTGCTATGGTGAATTCGTTGAGACATCCGAACCTGCAATGGTG GGAGCAGACTTGATTGCTGGTAGTTTAATAAAGAATCCGGGTGGAACTATTGCGCCTTGTGGTGGTTATGTTGCTGGGAAGAAACATTTGGTTGAAGCAGCTGCAGCTCGCCTATCTGCACCTGGCCTTGGGGTGGAATTTGGGTCAACACCTGGCCATGTTATGCGTTCACTGTTTCAAGGCTTGTTTCTTGCTCCACAAATGGTTGGAGAAGCAATAAAA GGAGGTTTGCTAATTGCGGAAGTCATGTCAGCCAAAGGCTACAGAGTTCAACCGCTTCCAAGGGTTCCTCGCCATGATATTGTGCAG GCAGTGGAGCTTGGCAACAGGGACAGACTCATAGCATTCTGTGAAGTGGTACAGCAAACTTGCCCAGTAGGATCTTTTGTTAAACCAACTGCTGGGGAAACTCCTGGTTATGCTTCAGAG GTCATTTTTGCCGACGGGACATTCATAGATGGAAGCACAAGTGAACTATCATGTGATGGACCCTTGAGAGATCCATATGCTGTCTTCTGCCAG TGA
- the LOC101778732 gene encoding endonuclease 1 — MASGGKGLLAGSFLRAAALGLVVLASAAPVARSWSKEGHMMTCQIAQGLLEPDAAHAVRNLLPEDVGGDLSALCVWPDQVRHWYKYRWTGPLHFIDTPDKACTFDYSRDCHGPDGAKDMCVAGAIANFTSQLLHYKHGSADRKYNLTEALLFLSHFMGDVHQPMHVGFTSDQGGNSIDLRWFRHKSNLHHVWDREIIQTALAEFYDKDMGTFRKQLEHNLTKGTWSDDVSSWGDCEDLLSCPTKYATESINLACKWAYSGVHGGETLSNDYFDSRLPIVSRRIAQGGVRLAMFLNRIFSQHNRDVAAPS, encoded by the exons ATGGCCTCCGGCGGCAAGGGCCTGCTGGCTGGTTCGTTCctgcgagcggcggcgctgggtCTGGTGGTtctggcgtcggcggcgccggtggctcGGTCGTGGAGCAAGGAGGGGCACATGATGACATGCCAGATCGCGCAG GGTCTGCTGGAGCCTGACGCGGCGCACGCCGTGAGGAACCTGCTGCCGGAGGACGTGGGCGGCGACCTGTCGGCGCTGTGCGTGTGGCCGGACCAGGTCAGGCACTGGTACAAGTACAGGTGGACCGGCCCGCTCCACTTCATCGACACCCCTGACAAGGCCTGCACCTTCGACTACTCGA GGGACTGCCACGGCCCCGATGGCGCCAAGGACATGTgcgtcgccggcgccatcgCCAACTTCACGTCCCAGCTCCTGCACTACAAGCACGGCAGCGCCGATCGCAAGT ACAACTTGACCGAAGCACTCCTGTTTCTGTCGCACTTCATGGGAGATGTTCATCAG CCGATGCATGTGGGGTTCACGAGCGACCAAGGCGGTAACTCCATAGACCTGCGGTGGTTCAGGCACAAATCCAACCTCCATCAT GTGTGGGACAGGGAGATCATACAGACTGCTCTCGCTGAGTTCTACGACAAGGACATGGGCACCTTCCGGAAGCAACTTGAGCACAACCTCACCAAG GGCACCTGGTCTGACGATGTATCATCATGGGGAGACTGCGAGGACCTCTTGTCGTGCCCAACCAA GTACGCGACGGAGAGCATAAACTTGGCGTGCAAGTGGGCCTACAGCGGCGTCCATGGAGGGGAAACCCTATCCA ACGACTACTTCGATTCGAGGCTCCCGATCGTGTCGCGGCGGATCGCGCAGGGGGGAGTGCGGCTGGCCATGTTCCTCAACCGGATCTTCAGCCAGCACAACCGTGACGTTGCAGCGCCATCCTGA
- the LOC101756440 gene encoding BTB/POZ domain-containing protein At5g03250: MAAAIKVIGSKPSECFQFQDPNTWICNTELESDVVVEVGEISFHLHKSPLISRSGTLQKLINESTGNDEDDRKPCTVRLDDFPGGPEAFQLAAMFCYDVRMELNAGNVVPVRCAAEHLAMTEDYGEGNLVEQAETFFSQVLGTWNDAVRALHACDAVLPDAEDLLIVPRCIDSLASKACADPTLYGWPMLEYYTAKSLEETVIWNGTSATAKPRSLGVDWWYKQASSFRLPVYKRLIAAVQSKGMSPENVAGSLVHYARRHLSGLKRHGDNSDGSSRGGASGTTAVLSDGDQRTILEEVVALLPTEKGVTPTRFLLGLLRTATVLHASGACRDALERRAGNQLEEAALEDLLIPNTGYSAETLYDVDSLQRMLEQFMMTSTSAFAASPEITDEGQLVDAPSAELVPVSTVAKLIDGYLAEVGTDTNLKLSKFQTIAALVPDYARAIDDGLYRAIDIYLKAHPWLTDSEREQLCRLMNCQKLSLEACTHAAQNERLPLRVVVQVLFFEQLRLRTTVSGWFFVSDNADQGSSSDTCVLPRRADDDLAFAAGSEETTDEGGSAATRPGELSPAMSVVEIRQRVSELEEECSSMRQEIHKLEKPKSALSRLFRKLGLGRSSPSRERDRQQHQEPLPLPGAGDKRRKSFGGC, translated from the exons atggcggcggcgatcaAGGTGATCGGATCCAAACCATCGGAATGTTTCCAATTCCAAGACCCTAATACCTG GATTTGCAATACTGAGCTTGAAAGTGATGTGGTAGTTGAAGTAGGAGAGATATCCTTCCATCTCCACAAG TCTCCATTGATCAGCCGTAGCGGCACGCTGCAAAAGCTGATAAACGAGTCCACCGGCAATGACGAAGACGACAGGAAACCATGCACGGTCCGGCTGGACGACTTTCCCGGCGGCCCTGAAGCCTTCCAGCTGGCCGCCATGTTCTGCTACGACGTCAGGATGGAGCTGAACGCGGGGAACGTCGTGCCGGTGCGATGTGCAGCCGAGCACCTAGCCATGACCGAGGACTACGGCGAGGGGAACCTCGTGGAGCAGGCCGAGACCTTCTTCTCCCAAGTGCTGGGCACCTGGAACGACGCCGTGCGCGCGCTGCACGCGTGCGACGCCGTGCTCCCTGACGCCGAGGACCTCCTCATCGTGCCACGGTGCATCGACTCGCTGGCGAGCAAGGCCTGCGCCGACCCGACGCTCTATGGGTGGCCCATGCTGGAGTACTACACGGCGAAGAGCCTCGAGGAGACGGTGATCTGGAACGGCACCAGCGCCACCGCGAAGCCGCGGTCGCTGGGCGTGGACTGGTGGTACAAGCAGGCGTCGTCGTTCAGGCTGCCGGTGTACAAGAGGCTCATTGCGGCGGTGCAGTCCAAGGGCATGAGCCCCGAGAACGTCGCCGGCTCACTGGTGCACTACGCGAGGCGCCACCTCTCCGGGCTCAAGCGGCATGGGGATAACAGCGACGGCAGCAGCCGCGGCGGTGCGTCGGGGACGACGGCCGTGCTCTCCGACGGTGACCAGAGGACCATCCTCGAGGAGGTCGTCGCACTGCTCCCGACCGAGAAGGGTGTCACCCCGACGCGGTTCCTGCTTGGTTTGCTCCGCACCGCCACAGTCCTGCACGCCAGCGGGGCATGCCGGGACGCGCTGGAGAGGAGGGCCGGCAACCAGCTGGAGGAGGCCGCGTTGGAGGACCTGCTGATACCCAACACCGGCTACTCTGCGGAGACGCTCTACGATGTGGACAGCTTGCAGCGGATGCTGGAGCAGTTCATGATGACGAGCACGTCCGCGTTCGCCGCGTCGCCGGAGATCACGGACGAGGGGCAGCTGGTCGACGCCCCCTCGGCCGAGCTCGTGCCGGTCAGCACGGTGGCCAAGCTCATCGACGGGTACCTCGCGGAGGTCGGCACTGACACCAACCTCAAGCTCTCCAAGTTCCAGACCATCGCCGCGCTCGTCCCGGACTACGCCCGGGCAATCGACGACGGCCTCTACCGCGCCATTGACATCTATCTCAAG GCTCACCCGTGGCTGACGGACTCGGAGCGGGAGCAGCTGTGCCGGCTGATGAACTGCCAGAAACTGTCGCTGGAGGCGTGCACGCACGCGGCGCAGAACGAGCGGCTGCCGCTGCGCGTCGTGGTGCAGGTGCTCTTCTTCGAGCAGCTGCGGCTGCGCACGACGGTGTCCGGGTGGTTCTTCGTGTCAGACAACGCCGACCAGGGCTCCAGCTCCGACACCTGCGTGCTGCCGCGGAGGGCCGACGACGATCTGGCCTTCGCGGCAGGGTCGGAGGAGACGACGGACGAGGGCGGCTCGGCGGCGACCCGGCCCGGAGAGCTGTCGCCGGCGATGAGCGTGGTGGAGATCCGGCAGAGGGTgtcggagctggaggaggagtgCTCGAGCATGCGGCAGGAGATCCACAAGCTCGAGAAGCCCAAGAGCGCGCTGAGCCGGCTGTTCCGGAAGCTCGGACTCGGCAGGAGTTCGCCGTCGCGGGAGCGGGACCGGCAGCAGCACCAGGAGCCGCTGCCGCTTCCGGGAGCCGGCGACAAGAGGCGCAAGTCCTTCGGCGGGTGTTAA